In the Candidatus Electrothrix rattekaaiensis genome, one interval contains:
- a CDS encoding beta-ketoacyl synthase N-terminal-like domain-containing protein gives MTVKPVYICGTGIISPLGVDYAATEAKLRQGDTAIRPLDLFSLVQENPLPVGQAPLPEERADSTHFLPRSHRLALAAAKQAMTDKVTDKITDTKDGVSGVPSEIEIIPDAVILGTTTGGILFTEELLYQQVKEEQVKDKSRFRYHGLHTVANCIAAACHCIGPALTVSTACASGAVALALALRMLRSGQAETVLAGGVDSLCRLTYFGFHSLQLVDRKGCKPLDQNRQGMAVAEGAAMLLLSTAKPKHCRARLLGAGLSCDAYHPAAPHPEGKGAFAAMEAALADAGLTPDDIDYINLHGTGTPDNDLAESKAVRRLFSTVPPLSSIKGASGHSLAAAGAIEAVVSTLCVAQGLRPANTGLQQVDPALGLTPLIKPTVQPTKAVLSNSFGFGGNNASLVIGAPELPEKKHKDQEQPEEMLAVHSCSCLTGAGDLAATLEYLQNGGSAAGCAEQEIIAKNLPPRLIRRLKRLPRITLSLALEAVHAVQSKKGTESEKPAAIFMGTGWGALSDTYDFLTRLRESQEQFPSPTDFVGSVHNSPASQAAILFEATGPNITTSGGDYSFEQALLAAQLQLDDSMPALILGADEGHPEFSPLFDASIHQGASPADLADGGGALLVNRSMEGAICSVRLPFYQSSKGEDPVSALVKTLCPEGTKDLSRYALVLVGIPAAMEKEGEEQLARFMKQASLTAPVLRYRKQIGEFASASATAAALAVSFMAAGCIPGTLTGTEDILLDDQKNEQKNSILVLGLGEYITVMEFQRP, from the coding sequence TCCAGGAAAATCCTCTGCCGGTGGGGCAGGCACCCCTGCCTGAAGAGAGGGCAGACAGTACACACTTTCTGCCGAGAAGCCATCGTCTGGCCCTTGCAGCAGCCAAGCAGGCTATGACAGACAAGGTTACGGATAAAATTACAGATACGAAGGATGGAGTATCCGGCGTTCCTTCAGAGATAGAGATAATTCCCGATGCCGTTATTCTCGGCACCACCACCGGCGGTATCCTCTTCACGGAAGAGCTGCTGTACCAACAGGTGAAGGAAGAACAGGTTAAGGATAAATCGCGTTTCCGGTATCACGGTTTACATACGGTTGCCAATTGCATAGCAGCGGCATGTCACTGCATTGGCCCGGCCCTGACCGTCTCCACAGCCTGCGCCTCCGGGGCGGTGGCCCTGGCTCTGGCCCTGCGTATGCTCCGCAGCGGGCAGGCCGAGACCGTGTTGGCAGGCGGGGTAGATTCGCTCTGTCGTCTCACCTATTTCGGTTTTCATTCCCTACAATTGGTTGATCGAAAGGGCTGCAAACCCCTTGATCAGAATCGGCAAGGCATGGCTGTGGCGGAAGGAGCAGCAATGCTTCTGCTCTCCACTGCCAAGCCCAAGCATTGCCGAGCACGATTGCTCGGAGCCGGTTTGTCCTGTGATGCCTATCATCCTGCGGCGCCCCATCCCGAGGGCAAAGGTGCTTTTGCCGCTATGGAGGCAGCCTTGGCCGATGCTGGGCTGACTCCTGATGATATCGACTATATTAATCTGCACGGTACCGGTACTCCGGATAATGATCTGGCGGAATCCAAGGCGGTGCGCAGGCTGTTCAGCACCGTGCCCCCGCTTTCCTCAATTAAGGGCGCATCCGGTCATTCGCTGGCTGCTGCCGGGGCCATTGAGGCTGTTGTCTCGACACTCTGTGTTGCGCAAGGACTGCGACCCGCCAATACCGGGCTTCAACAGGTAGATCCCGCTTTGGGCCTGACCCCGTTGATCAAACCAACTGTACAGCCGACCAAGGCGGTTCTCTCCAATTCTTTCGGGTTCGGCGGGAATAATGCCTCCTTGGTTATCGGAGCACCTGAGCTGCCGGAAAAAAAACATAAAGACCAGGAACAACCAGAGGAAATGCTGGCGGTTCATAGCTGCTCCTGCCTGACCGGAGCCGGTGATCTGGCTGCTACCCTTGAATATCTGCAAAACGGAGGATCCGCTGCTGGTTGTGCAGAACAGGAGATCATTGCAAAAAACCTCCCTCCCCGTCTGATCCGCCGTTTGAAGCGGCTACCGAGAATAACCTTGTCCTTGGCCCTGGAAGCAGTTCATGCTGTTCAGAGTAAGAAGGGAACTGAGTCAGAGAAACCGGCTGCCATTTTTATGGGCACAGGTTGGGGGGCACTTTCCGATACCTATGATTTTTTGACCCGGCTGCGGGAATCGCAAGAACAATTCCCCAGTCCCACGGATTTTGTCGGGTCCGTGCATAATAGCCCGGCCAGTCAGGCCGCGATTCTCTTCGAGGCAACCGGCCCCAATATCACCACCAGCGGGGGCGATTACTCCTTTGAGCAGGCCCTGTTGGCGGCCCAGCTCCAGCTTGATGATTCGATGCCTGCCCTCATCCTTGGAGCTGATGAGGGGCATCCTGAATTCTCACCGCTCTTTGATGCTTCGATTCATCAGGGAGCCTCTCCGGCTGACCTTGCTGATGGCGGCGGGGCCTTGTTGGTGAATCGGAGTATGGAAGGCGCGATCTGTAGCGTACGTCTTCCCTTTTATCAAAGCAGCAAAGGGGAAGATCCGGTCAGCGCACTCGTCAAGACGCTTTGCCCTGAAGGAACCAAAGATCTGAGCCGTTATGCCCTTGTTTTGGTTGGTATCCCGGCAGCTATGGAAAAAGAGGGGGAAGAACAGCTTGCCCGTTTTATGAAACAGGCCTCTCTCACCGCCCCGGTCCTTCGTTATCGCAAGCAGATTGGTGAGTTTGCCTCGGCCTCGGCAACGGCAGCAGCACTTGCAGTCTCTTTTATGGCAGCAGGATGTATTCCCGGTACCCTGACAGGAACAGAGGATATCCTCTTGGACGACCAGAAGAATGAGCAGAAGAATTCCATCCTGGTCTTGGGTCTGGGAGAGTACATCACGGTGATGGAGTTCCAACGGCCATGA
- a CDS encoding lipid biosynthesis B12-binding/radical SAM protein: MRVLLISPNTLTVPYPVYPIGLDYVAGSIPPHHEVRIADCNVLSRDELEVLLAEYQPEVIGISCRNIDNTEAGDPLCFINVYKELVSWLRSCSQAILVCGGSGFNIMPEKILPALDVDYGLVGEGEHFGLFLEALDKKQNPTKIPGVLAASSCLPDIPTEKAPPWDGLQYRAVQQEAGYYRFYLEHGGMLNLQTKRGCSFRCVYCPYPHIEGKQHRLIDPQQVAETALELEAAGAKYLFLTDSAFNSDIDHSLAVAKAFQKAGLTIPWGGFFAPVKLPLDYFTVMADAGLAHVEFGTESLSDAMLKNYRKPFRVQEVLTAHQQALDAGLHTAHYFLLGGPGESADTINESLEHREQLKKTVTFYFVGIRIYPGTGLYDIALEERKINKATDLLQPVFYEPDLITREQIDEMVTERAGNRINWIVGSGGAQAAATVAKMHSRGYTGPLWEYLIR, encoded by the coding sequence ATGAGAGTCTTGCTGATCTCACCCAATACCCTGACCGTCCCCTACCCGGTCTATCCCATCGGGCTTGATTATGTGGCAGGCTCGATTCCGCCGCACCATGAGGTCCGCATTGCCGATTGCAATGTCCTTTCCCGCGATGAATTGGAGGTGCTGCTTGCAGAGTATCAACCTGAAGTCATAGGTATTTCATGTCGGAATATTGATAATACCGAGGCCGGAGATCCGCTCTGTTTTATCAATGTCTACAAGGAACTGGTTTCCTGGCTGCGTTCCTGTTCGCAGGCGATCCTAGTTTGCGGCGGCAGCGGCTTCAACATCATGCCGGAAAAGATCCTGCCTGCCCTTGATGTGGATTACGGCCTTGTGGGAGAGGGCGAGCACTTTGGTTTGTTTTTGGAAGCCTTGGACAAGAAGCAGAACCCGACCAAGATTCCCGGAGTACTTGCGGCCTCCTCCTGTTTGCCTGACATCCCTACGGAGAAGGCCCCTCCTTGGGACGGCTTGCAATATCGCGCTGTTCAACAAGAGGCAGGGTATTATCGTTTTTATCTTGAGCACGGCGGCATGCTCAATCTCCAGACGAAACGAGGCTGTTCTTTCCGCTGCGTGTACTGCCCGTACCCCCATATTGAGGGAAAACAACATCGCCTGATTGATCCGCAACAGGTGGCAGAAACCGCATTGGAATTGGAAGCGGCTGGGGCAAAATATCTCTTTCTCACGGATTCAGCCTTTAACTCGGATATTGACCACAGCCTTGCTGTTGCCAAGGCCTTTCAAAAGGCCGGGTTGACAATCCCCTGGGGCGGCTTCTTTGCCCCGGTCAAGCTGCCTTTGGACTATTTTACGGTCATGGCCGATGCCGGGCTTGCCCATGTGGAATTCGGTACAGAATCCCTGTCTGATGCCATGCTGAAGAATTACAGGAAACCCTTCCGGGTGCAGGAGGTCTTGACTGCCCATCAGCAGGCCCTTGATGCTGGTTTACATACGGCCCATTATTTTCTCCTTGGAGGACCGGGGGAATCCGCAGACACGATTAACGAGAGCCTGGAGCATCGGGAGCAGCTCAAGAAGACCGTTACCTTCTACTTTGTCGGGATTAGGATTTATCCTGGTACAGGGTTGTACGATATTGCCTTGGAAGAGAGGAAGATTAATAAGGCAACGGATCTCCTCCAGCCTGTTTTCTATGAACCTGATTTAATTACTCGGGAGCAGATTGATGAGATGGTTACGGAACGGGCCGGGAATCGGATTAATTGGATTGTTGGTTCTGGAGGTGCGCAAGCTGCTGCCACAGTCGCCAAAATGCATTCCAGAGGATACACAGGGCCGTTGTGGGAGTATCTGATACGGTGA